The Bacteroidota bacterium genomic interval TTTATTTAGCCATTCCTTTTGACGAAATATCGAAAAAAATCCCTCCCACCCCTCACCAGCAAAGCTTAATGGGGTGCAAACCATGGTTTGATATAAAAGGAGGTATAGCCCTTATGTTTTTGAAGCATTACTTGTGTATGAGTGATGCCATGCTCATTGATAGGATCAACACCGATTGGAGCATGCAACAATTTTGTGGCCTATCACTAAAACCCTTTGAACGTATCCAGGATAAAAACTTACCCAGTAGTTGGCGAAGCTATTTGGGAGATCATTTAGATATAGAAGAACTTCAAAAGGTTTTAGCCGGGTATTGGAAGCCACATATGGAAGATATCCGCATAGAAACAGTATGGTTTTATTCAATTGCAACGCGAAAAATTAGGCTTACGTAAAAGCCGAAGCAATTATAAAAAGCACCTGCTTCTGTTTACAGATTATCAGAAAAAGCGCAAGAAGACAAAGCGACAAGAAAGGCGCACAAGGAAAAAACTATTGAAATTTTTATTCCGTTTAATGGAAGGTTGGGGCCTATTGAACAACAAATACATTATCACTCTATCTGTCCGTAAAACCAAGATGTTGGAGACAATAAAAAAAGTATATGTTCAACAACATAAAAAGGCATACGGAGAAAAAGGAGCGACAATCGAAGATCGCATAGTATCCTTGAGCAAACCCTATATCCGCCCAATTATCAGAGGTAAGGAAGTAAAGCCAGTTGAGTTTGGTGCCAAAGTAAACAAACTAATGGTTGGCGGGATTGGTTTTATTGAACACCTGAGTTTTGATGCGTTTAATGAAAGCACGCATTACCAGAACGGAATATATCTTCAGCGAAAATTGTTTGGCAAATGCACACACCACAGTGCAGATGCCATTTACGCAACAAACAAAAACAGAAAATATGCCACCGCTCAAAAAATACAAACCAATTTTATTCCAAAAGGAAAGCAGCAACAACAATACACAGCACAAGCTGATCAAATGCGAACAATACTCAACAAATACCGTTCAACAGTATTAGAAGGAAGTTTTGGCAATGAAAAAAATCACTACTTGCTCAATCGCATAAAAGCAAGGACAGAGCAAACAGAAAAGTGCTGGATATTTTTTGGAATGATGACTGCTAACGCTTCGATCATTGCAAATCGAATCGAAGAAAAACAAAAACTCGCCCGAGCAGCATAGTAATCAACACTTCATTAACAAAATCGTGCATCAAAATAACGTTGCATTTAAAAACTATTGCCTAAAAAGTAAAAATCCAAGCAGTATCAACAAAAGGACTCCGGTTATTAACAATCGGAGCTTTGTGAAACAGAAATTTTATTGGAATTTATTGACCAGCAAGATTACAGGAAATCCCTATTTTAGGATATTGCCTGAATTTACGGGGTTTTGTATATTAGTTGCTGGTATTTATTTGTTAAGGTATCTCCCTACAATAAAAACTGCAGAATTCTTTAATTAAATTAATTATTTTAAATAATGACCAGGTCGTTCCGACAATTGATTTTATTTATAAGCATATTTACTTATGAAACTCTCCATTCCCAAGAATTAAGAGATAAACTTATCAAATTAAGCGGAGACACTATTGTATGTCGCATAACATTAATTAACGATAATAACATTTTCTTCGATTACAATTATAAGAAAGGAAAAATTAGAAATGAGTATTTAAGTACTCGAGAACTCAAGGGATATATTCTTGACACAAATAACAAAGCTGAAATATTAGCGAGAGGGATATTGAAGGACACTACTCATGGTAATTCTCAACGTCTTATACATATTGATCAATCGTTTTGGAAACCAGAATATATTATCCTACTAAATAATGATACATTATATGGAGAAACAAGGATAACTGGAGATTGGACATCTGTTATGTTTAAAATGAAGGGAGAAAATGAAGAAAGACCATATACTAACTATAATATCAAGGAATTTTTGGAATCAAACATTGAGTACTTTTTTTTTAACGAACCACCTAAAAATTCCAGGGAAAACTTGGCATCAAAATTAGGGTATTTTGGCAATAGTTACCTTTTTTGGGCAACTGATATTTCGGGGCCCCTTTATCTTTTATATCGGGAAATAATGAAGGACTATCCCAATTCTGTTCCTGGCTTAAGCTCAGGCTCATATATCTCGAAAGAGTATACTTTGTATGTAAAGGGAAATACCCCAGCAATAATCGATAAAGGGGAGTTTAGAGACAAAGTTTCTATATACTTTGAAGACTATCCTGAATTAGCTTTAAAAATAAAAAATAAAATTTATAGCTATGACGATATTGGAAAAATCGTAGAAGAGTATAATCGATGGAAACTAAAAAATAAATAGCTAATTATTTCCAGTACTGACTCAGCTTTAACAATGGCTTAAGAAAAAGGGTAAGGAAACCTGGGCGTAAACCATTTATTTTCCATGCTTTCCTGTCTTCCAGATTGGCTTTGATACGATTCAGAATTGTAATATTGCTTTTCCCTCCTACCCGCATTTTAACAAGTACCTGGGGCAAATAGGCAATGCTTATTTTGTATCTATGAATAAAACGCAGCATTATTTCGTAATCCGCTGCTGATTTAAGTTCAGTATTAAATACACCATACTTATTGTATACCTCTTTCTTTACAAAAAAAGTCGGGTGTGGCGGCATCCAGCCATTAAAAAACAGCTCCTCACTATATTGGCCGGCCCGCCAGTTGCGGATTATTTTTTGCGTATTGCTTTTATCAACATAATGCAGATCGCCATAAACGGCTTCTACTGCATTGTTTGAAAAAGCACTCACAACCTGCGAGATAATAGTTTGAGAAGGATAAAAGTCATCTGAATTTAAATTTCCGATAATGTCTCCTGTTGCGAGGGTTATGCCTTTATTAATAGCGTGGTAAAATCCTGCGTCAGGTTCGGAGATAATAGTGGCTATTCTGTTACGATACTTGCTTATTATATCAAGCGTCCCATCGGTTGAGCCGCCATCAATAATAATATACTCCATATTCGGATGATCCTGAGATAAAACAGATCTGATGGTATCCTCTATGGTGGATTCACTATTCTTACAAGTAGTGATGATGGATACTTTCAAAGGAAATTAGTTATTGGTTGATAGTTGTTAGTTGTCGGGGGCAAGTACCTCATTCCAAACTTCTCATCCAACAACTGACAACCAACAACAGACAACTATTTACAAAGTTTTAATTTCTGCAACTAGTTCGGTCAGCGCTTTCTTGGCATCACCAAAGAACATGCTTGTTTTCGGATCGTAGAACAGGTCGTTCTCGATACCGGCATAACCGGCATTCATACTGCGTTTGTTAACGATAATGTTTTTTGCTTTATCAACTTCCAATATCGGCATACCATAGATCGGTGAACTTGGATTGCTTTTAGCAGCGGGATTTACAACATCGTTTGCACCAACAACGAGCACAACATCTGTATTTTCAAGTTCCGGATTTATTTCATCCATCTCAACCAACTTGCCGTAATCAACATTCGACTCGGCCAACAAAACGTTCATATGGCCGGGCATACGTCCCGCCACAGGGTGAATAGCGTATTTTACCTCAACGCCACGTTCTTCCAGCAACATTTCCAGTTCGTGAATAATATGCTGAGCCTGGGCTACCGCTAAACCATAACCAGGAACAATTACAACTCTTTTAGAGTAGTTCATTAAAATAGCAAGATCGGAAACAGTGATGTCTTTGATATTACCTTTTGCACCACCGGTATCCGCTGTATCGCTACTTGCACCAAAGGCACCGAAAATAACGTTACTCAACGGACGGTTCATCGCTTTACACATTACCAACGTAAGCAAGGTGCCGGCCGAACCAACTAATATACCTCCGGTTAACATTACTTTATTATCATACAAAAATCCACCAAATGCTGCAGCCAAACCTGTAAATGAGTTCAATAATGAAATAACAACAGGCATATCAGCACCACCAATAGGAATAACAAACATTACCCCATAAAACAGAGCAGCCGCAAATAACAAGTATACAAGCATTAAGTTGCCGCCTGTCATGATCAAATACCCCGCAAAGGCAAACACAGCCAACATAATGATCGTATTGATAATATTATAGCTTGGCAAGCGGATAGGTTTTGCCATCGTTCCATTCAGCTTTAAAAATGCAATAACGCTACCGGAAAAAGAAACACTTCCAATCACCAAACCTGCCATAATTGAAAGTAATGTTCCATGACTTGCAGCTTCACCTGAATGAGACAAATGATTAAACTCGATCAACGATATTAACGCCGCACAAGCTCCACCCATACCATTGAACATTGATACCAACTCGGGCATTTTGGTCATTTGTACTTTTTTAGCCGTCATCCAACCAATAACAGTACCGATAAGAATTGCCAGGAAAATAAGTCCATAAATCATACCTGGCACCTGGTAATCTGAAATCACCTGGCCGGTTTCATCTTTCTTAACAAAAAGAAAAATTGTACCAAGGATGGCTAAAGTCATACCTGCGGCGCCAATAAGGTTTCCCTTACGGGCTGTTTTTGCGTTTCCCATCATCTTTAATCCGATGATAAATGTTACCGATCCAATGAGGTATATAATTCCCAGAATGTGTCCAGACATAACTTATTGAGTTATTGTTTACTTATAAATTTATTTTTTCTTAAACATTTCAAGCATGCGATCGGTAACAACAAAGCCTCCGACAACGTTGAGTGTTCCGAGTATCACAGCAAGAAATCCCAATGCCAAAGCAACGTAATTATCGGCTGCGGTATTAAGCATCACATAAATAGCACCTACAATTACCACTCCATGAATTGCATTTGCACCACTCATTAAAGGTGTATGAAGTACAGTTGGCACACCGCCGATAACTTCAATGCCAACGAAAATGGACAGAACGATAAAATAAATCATCTCTTCGTGCTGGCTGATAAAACTTAAAAGGTTTTCCATGTTTTATTAATTTGCGTTTATATTCTTCTCCCGTAAAAACGGGCAAAATGACACTACTTATACTGTTGCTGCTTTTTTAACACTTGGGTGAACAGCTTGTCCTTTATACACAATGAGTGAGCCTTTGGTCACATCTTCTTCCATCTCCCACTTGAACTTGTCTTTATCAGCCAGGTGATAAAATAAGGTTTGAATATTCTTTGCATACAGGTCGCTGGCATTCATTGGCAGGAGGCTTGGTATATTACCTTCTCCCAAAATCGTAACGCCATACTTCTGAACTGTTTTATTTAATTCGCTGCCTACAACATTTCCGCCTTGTTCAACAGCCATATCAACTATCACTGAACCGAAACGCATACTTTTTACCATCTCTTCGGTAACAAGCAATGGGGCTTTCTTTCCCGGTATAAGCGCTGTGGTAATAACGATATCAGCTTCTTTAACGTGTTTTGCAACCAACTCCTGCTGCATTTTCAAGAACTCTTCAGATACACCTTTCACGTAACCACCCTCAATTTTAATGCTGGCATCACCTTTCATCTCAATGAATTTTCCGCCAAGAGATTGAACCTGTTCCTTTGTTTCAGGACGAATGTCGCTTACTTCCACTACAGCACCCAAACGTTTTGCGGTTGCAATAGCCTGAAGACCGGCGACACCGGCACCAAAGATCACCACTTTCGAGGGACGGATTGTTCCCGCGGCAGTGGTCATCATAGGTAATATTTTTCCAATGGTATCCGCAGCAAGTAACACCGCTTTATAACCTGCAAGGTTAGCCTGTGAACTAAGTGCGTCCATTTTCTGAGCTCTTGAAATACGTGGTACGGCATCCATTGAGAAAGCCGAAATACCCGCTTTTTCGCACGCACTAACCAATTCAGGGTTTGTAGCTGCGAACATAAATGAAATAAGAACTGCTTCCTTTTTCATTTTAGCAACTTCATCAGGTGCAGGAGCATTCACTTTAAGCACCACATCGGCTTCGGAATAAAGTTTTGATTTATCCGAAGTTAATTGAGCTCCGGCGGCACTGTAAGACTCGTCAGAGAAAAAAGAATTGAGTCCCGCTCCGTTTTCAACAACTACCTCAAAACCTTTTTTAACGAAATCTTTAATAACATCAGGGGAGAGTGCAACCCTGTTTTCTTTGAATTTTGTTTCTTTTGGAATGGCGATCTTCATCAGGAATAAGAAATTTAGGTGTACGAAAGTAGTAAATAATTGACTTTGCAACAAAACTTAGTACATACTACGGAGATTGTCTGATTAATGCTTAAAAAAGTACGACAAAATGAAATTTATTATCCTTTAAAGACGTTCCATTGGTATAATAATACCATCTACACAACGATAACATTTCAATTTATCCTTAAAAACAGACGACTTAAAAACCGATTTTCCAAGCAACATACGCACCCCCTCTTGTATTCCTTCTATTATTGAGGGGTGAGGATGAAGCATTTCGGCCAATTCCCGTACTCCCTTATTCATTGATATAAGAAGCGCAACAGCCTGGATGGCGCTTGAGGCATGTTCACCCACCACACGCATTCCTAATATACGCATGTCATCATCATCTGAAACAAGTATTTTGAAAAACCCCTGTGTTTTACGCATGGCAATGGCTCGAGCAATGCAGGAATAGTCAATTTTCACTACTCTGAAATTAAGCTTTTTTTCAAGTGCCTGCTGCTCATTTAACCCAACTGTAGCTACTTCAGGATTTAAAAACATGATGGATGATAAATTGTCGAAATTAAGTTTGCGCCTGTTATTTGCATAGATCCGCTCAACAGCGTAACGACCGCCCATTTCCCCAACGTTCACAAGGGCTATATTCGCCGATATATCACCTACAGCATATATATTTGGAACAGTTGTCTGCGTATCCTCCTGGGCCACAAAACCACGTTCGTCAACTTTAACCCCTGCTTCCTGCAAGCCAATATTATCCGTATTCGGAACACGACCTACTGAGATCAGCGCCTTCTCAACGCGATGCACCTCTTTATGTCCATCCTTATATGATAATTCGTACTCGACCTTTCCGTCCACAATTCCCATTCGTACGAGGCTCGAGTTTTTGTGAATAGTTACTCCGTTCTTCTCGAGGTTAGATGCCACGAAACCTGCCACATCTTCATCCTCGAAAGGAAGAATACGATCAGCTTTATCAATTAAAAAAACTTTTGTTTTACCGAGGTTTGAAAAAATTGTCGCGAATTCGCAACCAATAACTCCGGCACCAAGCACTACAATACTCTCGGGAGCATCTGCAAATGAAGCGACACCATCGCTGGTAACAATTATCTTTTCATCAATAGGAATGGTTGGCAATTTGCGCGGACGGCTGCCTGTTGCTATGATAATATTATCGGTATAGATCGTCTTTTCTTCATTCGCTTTTATGATTTTCACTTCATTCTTATTCATTAATTTCCCTACACCTCTTTCATGATAAAAAAGCTTGCTTTCCGTTTCGGTTTGCAAAAGCTTGAGATGTACTGCCAACTGAAATTTACGATCAAAGACAGCTTCATTCATCACTTTGATCATGTCGTTATAACCAACTTCAAGGTTCACGTTCGAAAGAGCTTTTAAGTCGGAACGCACTGCCGCGAACTTGTTTGAGAATTCCCACATTGCTTTGGAGGAAAGCGCTCCATTATAAAGGCCCGCTCCCCCGATCTTATCCTGCTCAATAAGCAAAACCTTTTTACGATAATCGATGGCACGCATAGCAGCAGCATAGCCTGATGGCCCGCCGCCAATAATACAGAGATCGTATTTTTCCATAATGCTTACCTTTAGTATCGATCAAAAATAGGAAAAAAAGGGAGAAGGGGCCATGCCTACGCTGAAGAGCTTCGGCAGGCAGACGAAGGGCGAGGGACGAGGGAAAAGGAGAGTAGTTAGTTGTTGGTTCTTAGTTGACAAGCGGCAAAAAATAAAAATCAAAGCGTCCTATTTCTAAAATTCACAAAACTTATTTATCCGGCCTAATATGTTTAGTACTTTTGGGTGGTACCTCATTTAAACCGTTCGACAATACAATGACAAGCAGTGATAAAATACGTTATGTTGCTTTGGGTGATTCCTACACAATTGGCGAGGGCGCTGAGAAACATGAAGCATGGCCTGTTTTGCTTACCAAACATTTGCAGGAAACGGGTGTTAGAATCGAACTGATCGCCAACCCTTCCGTTACAGGTTGGACCACACAAGATCTTATTGATAAAGAATTGCCGGTTTTTAATTCATCGAATCCGACATTTGCAACTCTGTTAATAGGAGTAAACGACTGGGTACAAAAAGTGGAGATAGAAAAATTTCATTCTAACCTTAATTATATTATTGACAAGGTACTTGAAAAATTGCCAAACAAAAGGAACCTGGTTTTAATTACAATCCCTGACTTTAGCGCTACTCTCAATGGCGGCAAATACGGACATGGGAGAGATATTACTGAAGGTATTAAAGAGTTTAATACTATTATTACAAGTGAGGCAAACAAACGTGGATTAAAAGTGGTTGATATTTTCCCCACCACTCAGCAAATGAAAAACAAATCCGATCATGTGGCTGCGGATGGATTACATCCATCGGCAAAAGAATACGCCGTGTGGGAAACATTGATATTTCAGGAGGTGGCCCCTCTCCTACTCTCCCCGCAGGGGAGAGAGTAAAAAACGATACCCAAGTGGACTTAGAAAAATTTAAAAGTGAAGCAAAACGTGCGCAAAGCGCGATAAAAACCCTTTTTACCAGGATCAAAAGGATGCGTCCGAATGACCTGGATGATACGTTCCATGAATTGCACGATGAAGCCTTTGAACAAATTAACTGTCTTACCTGTGCCAACTGCTGCAAAACAACCAGCCCCATTTTTTACCAAAAGGATATTGAACGTTTGGCCAAACACCTTCGCCTCCGTCCTTCTGATGTAATTGAAAAGTATTTACACATTGATGAGGACAATGATTATGTTTTAAATAGTACACCCTGCGCATTTTTGGGCGAAGACAACTATTGCTCTGTATATGATGCGCGGCCAACTGCTTGCCGGGAATATCCACATACGGATCGTAAGAAGGTTTACCAGTTACTTGACCTGACTGCGAAGAACGCACAGGTTTGCCCGGCTGTTTTTTATATTTTCAAGAAACTGGAGGATAGGTTTAAGAGTTAAACATTGTATTTGGAAAACCTGATCACATGAAATAGCCATAAACCTTTTGGCATACCAACCGAAATGAATATGGCAGGGCAAACTGCCGGTGGCAGTTTGAGCCGGTAGGTGTGAAAGCCATCTGACAATTAATAATTTACAAAAATATATACAGATGAAACAAATCTTACTCCTCCGATTTGTTTTTCAACTCCATAAGTAATGAATAGGCGCCTTTTGCAACAAACTGAATACCGGATAGGTCTTTTCCGTCAACAGAAATTATCTCTACAAAACTATTCTCTGAAGCCCCCCTTTTTATTTCAAGCAATTCAAATGTATTGTTCCCCTTAGCAACAAAAACAAAATCCTTTCCTTCATGACTAACAATAGCGTCGTCATTTATTGAAGCCACATTACTGCTTTTAAGCTCAAGTTCCGCGTTCATATACATACCCGGGAACAGGGTTTTATCGTAATTTTCAAAATGGCAATGCACTTCAGCGCTTCTGTCTGCCGAAAGATCCTGGCTGATCAGGATTATTTCGCAATGATATTTTTTTTCGGGTTGATTGTTGTTAAAGGCCAAAAGTTTTTGTCCAATCGAAAGTTTATCGAGATCTTTCTCAAACACTTTTAAATTCAAATGTATGTCCAACGGATTTATAAGCTCAAAAAGTATGTCGGATGGATTGACATATTTACCAATATTCACATTTACTTTAGATACATAACCATCAATGGTGGAATATACATTTATGCTGCGCGATAAATTGGACTCATTGAGTGATTCAGGATTAATATTTATGAGTCTTAGCTTTTCTGCCAAAGCGCTTACTTCAATTTTACGACTTGTATAATCCATTTCAGCTTGTTGAAAAACTTTATCGCTGCTTGCTTTACTCAGGTTCAACTCCTTTTGGCGGTGGTATTCATTTTCAGTAAACGTCAGTTTTGACCTGGCCGTTAAATATTCCTGCTGTAACTGAATGTATTGCTGATCTTCCATTGTAGCAATAACCTCACCCCTTTTAATATGCATCCCGGGCAACAATTGAGTTGATCTCAGGAAGCCTCCGAATGGGGTGCTCACAGAAACCATATTTTGCGGGGGAACATCTATCTTTCCGTTAAGCTTCAATATTGTTGAAAGGCTCCGTCGCTCCAATTTACCCACTTCGATCCCCGCACTTTTATGCTGCGCTTCGGTAAGCACAACAACCCGCTCATCTACTGCGGCATTTGATCCGGTTCCAGGATCTTTTTCCCCTCCGCAAGAGGATAATACAAGAAGACCGGTGATAATCATTAATATGTGCTTCATTTTAATATTATTTTGTCGTTAAATAATTGATCTGAATTATAGATTCATTGAGACTATTAACCGCATCGAGGTAACCTGACCGTATACTGATAGCCTGGTTAGTTAACATTACCCACTCCAGGTAATTTATCTCTCCATTTGCAAATTGTTTATTCGCTGTATCAAAAATTAAAGTCGAATTTTTAAGACCGGTTGTTTCATAATAATTTACCGCCGTTAAATTTGTCCGGTATTGATCAACGGCCGACCTGTATTGAGCCTGCAAGGCATTTAACTCCTGCAAATAAGTATTGTCAGCTATGCTCCTGCTGATCTTTGAAGCATTAAGCCTCGCCCTTTGCGCGCCAAAAAACAGGGGAATACCAACACCAACCTGCATGGCCTGGAATCGTGAAGAAGAATTGTAAATTACATTATCCGCTCCTGTGCCTTTCATACTCATGTTATAATATCCAACATTTAAGTCGGGTAAAAATTTCGACCTTTCCAGCTTCTGATTTATCAATGATACTTTCTTCTGCTGTTCAATTATTTTGAGAAAGGGATGCTGCATAACCAGGGTGCTATCCAGACTTACAACCATATTTAACTTAACATCGGGTTCCGTCGGCACAAGGCGGACAGTAGTATTCAGCAACAACGTGAATTGAAGCTGAACTATTTCCAGGTCGTGACGTAGCTGCTTAAGCTGTACAGCGATAGCTCCACGCTGGGTTTCCGCCGTTGCCTTTTCAAGTATATTGCTTTCTCCTTTTGAAAAACGCAAATTCGCCTTTTCAAGGAATACACTATAAATGCTGTCATTTTTCAAAAGCAACTTTTCCTTTTCTTTCAAATAAAGAAATGTATAGAAAATCCTGCGCACCGATCTTCTTGTATCTTCCTCTTTAAGAGAAATATTCAACACAGCTGTATTCCAATCTTCAGTTAACAGATTTTTTTGATTGATATAAACCGCAGGAAAGTTAAATGATTGTGAAACACCCAACCTGTTATCATTGTAAGAACTGTTCAGCTGGCCGTATTCGCCGATTACATTCGTCTGCGGAATTGCAGCAGCCGATTTGATCAGCTTTTGCTGGTATTCTGACCGCAGCCTTTCATTTTTCACATTCAGATTGTTTTTAAGCGCAGTATCTATTGCCGACTTCAGATTGATCGGGGTCTGAGCTAAAGACGTATATCCAGGCAAGCAAATTAACAGCAATGAAACAACAGCTGCACCCGGCTTTGCTTTTATTTTAAATCCCTTTTCAAACAAAATATATAAAACGGGTAAAACAAAAAGAGTTAAAAAGGTGGCGAGCACCAGTCCGCCAATAACTACTGTAGCCAAAGGGCGCTGAACCTCCGCGCCCGCGCCATTGCTTATGGCCATAGGTAGAAAACCCAAAGATGCCACCAACGCAGTCATCAACACAGGCCGTAAACGAACCTTTGTTCCAGTTAAAACAATGC includes:
- a CDS encoding transposase — protein: MNRTTNLLFSDKELLDKSFLQTDLGKLYLAIPFDEISKKIPPTPHQQSLMGCKPWFDIKGGIALMFLKHYLCMSDAMLIDRINTDWSMQQFCGLSLKPFERIQDKNLPSSWRSYLGDHLDIEELQKVLAGYWKPHMEDIRIETVWFYSIATRKIRLT
- a CDS encoding transposase: MLETIKKVYVQQHKKAYGEKGATIEDRIVSLSKPYIRPIIRGKEVKPVEFGAKVNKLMVGGIGFIEHLSFDAFNESTHYQNGIYLQRKLFGKCTHHSADAIYATNKNRKYATAQKIQTNFIPKGKQQQQYTAQADQMRTILNKYRSTVLEGSFGNEKNHYLLNRIKARTEQTEKCWIFFGMMTANASIIANRIEEKQKLARAA
- a CDS encoding glycosyltransferase translates to MKVSIITTCKNSESTIEDTIRSVLSQDHPNMEYIIIDGGSTDGTLDIISKYRNRIATIISEPDAGFYHAINKGITLATGDIIGNLNSDDFYPSQTIISQVVSAFSNNAVEAVYGDLHYVDKSNTQKIIRNWRAGQYSEELFFNGWMPPHPTFFVKKEVYNKYGVFNTELKSAADYEIMLRFIHRYKISIAYLPQVLVKMRVGGKSNITILNRIKANLEDRKAWKINGLRPGFLTLFLKPLLKLSQYWK
- a CDS encoding NAD(P)(+) transhydrogenase (Re/Si-specific) subunit beta is translated as MSGHILGIIYLIGSVTFIIGLKMMGNAKTARKGNLIGAAGMTLAILGTIFLFVKKDETGQVISDYQVPGMIYGLIFLAILIGTVIGWMTAKKVQMTKMPELVSMFNGMGGACAALISLIEFNHLSHSGEAASHGTLLSIMAGLVIGSVSFSGSVIAFLKLNGTMAKPIRLPSYNIINTIIMLAVFAFAGYLIMTGGNLMLVYLLFAAALFYGVMFVIPIGGADMPVVISLLNSFTGLAAAFGGFLYDNKVMLTGGILVGSAGTLLTLVMCKAMNRPLSNVIFGAFGASSDTADTGGAKGNIKDITVSDLAILMNYSKRVVIVPGYGLAVAQAQHIIHELEMLLEERGVEVKYAIHPVAGRMPGHMNVLLAESNVDYGKLVEMDEINPELENTDVVLVVGANDVVNPAAKSNPSSPIYGMPILEVDKAKNIIVNKRSMNAGYAGIENDLFYDPKTSMFFGDAKKALTELVAEIKTL
- a CDS encoding NAD(P) transhydrogenase subunit alpha, which codes for MENLLSFISQHEEMIYFIVLSIFVGIEVIGGVPTVLHTPLMSGANAIHGVVIVGAIYVMLNTAADNYVALALGFLAVILGTLNVVGGFVVTDRMLEMFKKK
- a CDS encoding Re/Si-specific NAD(P)(+) transhydrogenase subunit alpha — encoded protein: MKIAIPKETKFKENRVALSPDVIKDFVKKGFEVVVENGAGLNSFFSDESYSAAGAQLTSDKSKLYSEADVVLKVNAPAPDEVAKMKKEAVLISFMFAATNPELVSACEKAGISAFSMDAVPRISRAQKMDALSSQANLAGYKAVLLAADTIGKILPMMTTAAGTIRPSKVVIFGAGVAGLQAIATAKRLGAVVEVSDIRPETKEQVQSLGGKFIEMKGDASIKIEGGYVKGVSEEFLKMQQELVAKHVKEADIVITTALIPGKKAPLLVTEEMVKSMRFGSVIVDMAVEQGGNVVGSELNKTVQKYGVTILGEGNIPSLLPMNASDLYAKNIQTLFYHLADKDKFKWEMEEDVTKGSLIVYKGQAVHPSVKKAATV
- a CDS encoding NAD(P)/FAD-dependent oxidoreductase; the encoded protein is MEKYDLCIIGGGPSGYAAAMRAIDYRKKVLLIEQDKIGGAGLYNGALSSKAMWEFSNKFAAVRSDLKALSNVNLEVGYNDMIKVMNEAVFDRKFQLAVHLKLLQTETESKLFYHERGVGKLMNKNEVKIIKANEEKTIYTDNIIIATGSRPRKLPTIPIDEKIIVTSDGVASFADAPESIVVLGAGVIGCEFATIFSNLGKTKVFLIDKADRILPFEDEDVAGFVASNLEKNGVTIHKNSSLVRMGIVDGKVEYELSYKDGHKEVHRVEKALISVGRVPNTDNIGLQEAGVKVDERGFVAQEDTQTTVPNIYAVGDISANIALVNVGEMGGRYAVERIYANNRRKLNFDNLSSIMFLNPEVATVGLNEQQALEKKLNFRVVKIDYSCIARAIAMRKTQGFFKILVSDDDDMRILGMRVVGEHASSAIQAVALLISMNKGVRELAEMLHPHPSIIEGIQEGVRMLLGKSVFKSSVFKDKLKCYRCVDGIIIPMERL
- a CDS encoding SGNH/GDSL hydrolase family protein: MTSSDKIRYVALGDSYTIGEGAEKHEAWPVLLTKHLQETGVRIELIANPSVTGWTTQDLIDKELPVFNSSNPTFATLLIGVNDWVQKVEIEKFHSNLNYIIDKVLEKLPNKRNLVLITIPDFSATLNGGKYGHGRDITEGIKEFNTIITSEANKRGLKVVDIFPTTQQMKNKSDHVAADGLHPSAKEYAVWETLIFQEVAPLLLSPQGRE
- a CDS encoding YkgJ family cysteine cluster protein, whose protein sequence is MRPNDLDDTFHELHDEAFEQINCLTCANCCKTTSPIFYQKDIERLAKHLRLRPSDVIEKYLHIDEDNDYVLNSTPCAFLGEDNYCSVYDARPTACREYPHTDRKKVYQLLDLTAKNAQVCPAVFYIFKKLEDRFKS
- a CDS encoding efflux RND transporter periplasmic adaptor subunit, which translates into the protein MKHILMIITGLLVLSSCGGEKDPGTGSNAAVDERVVVLTEAQHKSAGIEVGKLERRSLSTILKLNGKIDVPPQNMVSVSTPFGGFLRSTQLLPGMHIKRGEVIATMEDQQYIQLQQEYLTARSKLTFTENEYHRQKELNLSKASSDKVFQQAEMDYTSRKIEVSALAEKLRLININPESLNESNLSRSINVYSTIDGYVSKVNVNIGKYVNPSDILFELINPLDIHLNLKVFEKDLDKLSIGQKLLAFNNNQPEKKYHCEIILISQDLSADRSAEVHCHFENYDKTLFPGMYMNAELELKSSNVASINDDAIVSHEGKDFVFVAKGNNTFELLEIKRGASENSFVEIISVDGKDLSGIQFVAKGAYSLLMELKNKSEE